One genomic region from Mytilus trossulus isolate FHL-02 chromosome 9, PNRI_Mtr1.1.1.hap1, whole genome shotgun sequence encodes:
- the LOC134685237 gene encoding uncharacterized protein LOC134685237 produces MPYGKRFDPNHVTRVPLMRLDSTGEISSESPAIDTMIDHSSRKSGNNKQSFNSQGVDLRNMFNRKYTNLGGYRNTLTAEDSHNSCKILKNIVNKTIIDDSKPIMTESRGKSYCPLTSKSNMWNNKPMALFHPAVVASTIGITSPSNTSSERSYIPKMTYCNWNQCYQNKFKQNYLAKISCKSAGASGSVNQTKHSNYPSRKNCDKDRILNDEKTNNIESVSNATSSLDTESVQSNPKRCDEEKCEPKNGSKKTPSENPKERVKSNPLKQQKKDSEDSCEIPDNSGEVVNSWLDLCTDDECDELKTRVVPDSLNYEVVEVEQSVKNITCEEKSNIDKIGGNEKNDNCKSFSFRNLDGKSSQFQIQINATNSQLSPSSERDKNSEENTLEDKSFMLFIRKENKKCRPSAKKRRRSKAKKEDATEETNQSEDSFRKCQNPAVAFMLGFSPDSDASESQNQPSHSFFMTFEDDEDFSDWSDDEDEDGDQIDGNCLGSDLLDSAFSMPLNLNVICSVKQPETDEHSKNLKDINHAWEVQIRRHPSTAKIEDPKKSKKKDKKVHFPEDAKIAKVHNMITWAHAYQAARKGQWRENALDHERFQRRVDDAEKILSPVLLTEHRNKMYKLLSES; encoded by the exons atgccaTATGGGAAACGATTTGACCCTAATCACGTAACACGGGTACCCTTGATGAGACTCGACAGTACGGGTGAAATTTCGTCAGAAAGTCCGGCCATTGACACTATGATTGACCATAGTTCCAGGAAGAGTGGTAATAATAAACAATCATTCAATAGTCAAGGAGTTGACCTCAGGAACATGTTTAATAGAAAGTATACGAACTTAGGTGGGTACAGAAATACTTTGACTGCTGAGGACAGCCACAattcatgtaaaatattgaagaatattgtaaacaaaacaattatagaCGATTCTAAACCAATAATGACTGAATCCAGAGGAAAATCTTATTGTCCGCTCACATCCAAGAGCAATATGTGGAACAACAAACCAATGGCATTGTTCCATCCTGCTGTAGTGGCTTCAACGATTGGCATAACATCACCATCGAATACATCATCGGAAAGATCATACATTCCAAAAATGACTTATTGTAATTGGAATCAGTgctatcaaaataaatttaagcaAAACTATTTAGCAAAGATTTCTTGCAAATCTGCTGGTGCTTCAGGTAGTGTAAATCAGACAAAACATTCCAATTATCCTTCCAGGAAAAACTGTGATAAAGATAGAattttaaatgatgaaaaaacTAATAATATAGAGTCTGTTTCAAACGCTACTTCTAGTCTAGATACAGAAAGTGTGCAATCAAATCCAAAGCGTTGTGATGAAGAAAAATGTGAACCGAAAAATGGCAGCAAAAAAACACCTTCGGAGAATCCAAAGGAAAGGGTAAAAAGCAACCCattgaaacaacaaaaaaaagataGTGAAGACAGTTGTGAAATACCTGACAACAGTGGAGAAGTTGTAAACAGTTGGTTAGATTTATGTACCGACGATGAATGTGACGAACTGAAGACTCGGGTTGTACCTGATTCCTTAAATTATGAAGTTGTGGAAGTAGAACAAAGTGTCAAAAATATAACATGTGAAGAGAAGTccaatattgacaaaattggaGGGAATGAAAAGAATGACAATTGCAAGAGCTTCAGTTTTAGGAATTTAGATGGAAAATCTTCACAGTTTCAAATTCAAATCAATGCAACCAATTCTCAACTATCTCCTAGTAGTGAAAGAGATAAAAACAGTGAAGAAAATACATTAGAAGATAAATCTTTTATGCTTTTTATaaggaaagaaaataaaaaatgtagacCCTCAGCTAAAAAGAGACGTAGATCCAAAGCTAAGAAGGAAGATGCTACAGAAGAGACAAATCAATCAGAAGATTCTTTCCGAAAGTGCCAAAATCCAGCCGTTGCTTTTATGTTAGGTTTTAGTCCAGACAGTGACGCTAGTGAATCACAAAATCAACCttcacattctttttttatgacatttgaAGATGATGAAGACTTCAGCGATTGGTCtgatgatgaagatgaagatgGCGATCAAATAGATGGAAACTGTTTAGGTTCAGATCTTCTTGACTCTGCATTTAGCATGCCTTTGAATTTGAATGTTATTTGCTCTGTGAAACAACCAGAAACAGATGAACAttccaaaaatttaaaagacataAACCATGCATGGGAAGTTCAAATTAGAAGACATCCTTCAACAGCCAAGATTGAGGATCCCAAAAAATCTAAGAAAAAGGAcaaaaag gtaCACTTTCCAGAGGATGCAAAGATTGCCAAAGTACACAACATGATTACATGGGCACATGCATATCAGGCAGCAAGAAAAGGCCAGTGGCGGGAAAATGCACTTGATCATGAACGTTTTCAAAGACGCGTAGATGACGCAGAAAAAATACTTAGTCCAGTATTATTAACAGAACatagaaataaaatgtacaaattactATCAGAATCTtag